In Mangrovivirga cuniculi, the following proteins share a genomic window:
- the rplA gene encoding 50S ribosomal protein L1: protein MARLTKKQKEAFSKLDPEKAYAIGEAAALVKEVNYASFDASVDLDIRLGVDPRKADQMVRGVVALPHGVGRDVRVLVLCTPDKEEEAKEAGADYVGLDEYIKKIEDGWTDVDVIITMPTVMPKIGRLGRVLGPRGLMPNPKAGTVTLEVGKAVQEVKAGKIDFKVDKFGIIHTSIGRVSFDKDKIYDNAVELIQTIAKLKPASAKGTYFKTISISSTMSPGIEIDKNSIAGL, encoded by the coding sequence ATGGCAAGATTAACAAAAAAACAAAAAGAAGCATTTTCTAAGTTAGATCCTGAAAAAGCTTACGCAATAGGCGAAGCAGCGGCACTTGTGAAAGAAGTGAACTATGCTTCATTCGATGCTTCTGTTGATCTCGATATTCGTTTAGGAGTTGACCCACGTAAAGCTGATCAAATGGTCAGAGGTGTCGTAGCTCTACCTCACGGGGTAGGTCGCGATGTTCGCGTGTTGGTTCTTTGTACTCCTGACAAAGAAGAAGAGGCAAAAGAAGCTGGTGCAGACTATGTAGGACTTGACGAGTACATCAAGAAAATCGAAGATGGCTGGACTGACGTAGACGTAATTATAACAATGCCGACTGTAATGCCTAAGATTGGTCGTTTAGGTCGAGTATTGGGTCCACGTGGTTTAATGCCAAACCCAAAGGCGGGTACGGTTACTCTTGAGGTAGGAAAAGCTGTACAGGAAGTTAAAGCGGGTAAAATTGACTTTAAAGTCGATAAATTCGGAATTATTCACACATCAATCGGACGAGTTTCTTTCGATAAAGATAAGATTTACGATAATGCTGTTGAATTAATCCAGACCATCGCTAAGTTAAAACCTGCTTCAGCTAAAGGTACTTATTTTAAAACGATTTCGATTTCTAGTACTATGAGTCCTGGTATCGAAATTGATAAAAACTCTATAGCAGGATTATAA
- the rplJ gene encoding 50S ribosomal protein L10: MTREEKAQVIESLVEKFNNNPFFYIADASGLSVGQVNDFRRLCFKEGVEYKVVKNTLIKKALDQLDNDFSELDVALKGFSGIIFSEESNNAPAKVIKAFRSKQGKEIKRPLLKGASIDSDIFIGDENLETLSNLKSKSELIGEVISLLQSPAKNVISALSSGGDKLGGIVKTLQDREA; this comes from the coding sequence ATGACTAGAGAAGAAAAAGCACAAGTAATAGAAAGTCTTGTTGAAAAGTTTAACAACAATCCTTTTTTCTACATCGCTGATGCTAGTGGGTTGTCTGTTGGACAAGTAAACGACTTTAGAAGGTTATGCTTTAAAGAAGGTGTTGAATATAAAGTTGTTAAGAATACTTTGATCAAGAAAGCTCTTGATCAGCTTGACAACGACTTTAGCGAATTAGATGTAGCATTAAAAGGATTCAGTGGAATTATCTTTTCTGAAGAATCTAATAATGCTCCGGCAAAAGTTATTAAAGCCTTCAGAAGCAAGCAAGGTAAAGAGATTAAAAGACCTTTATTGAAAGGTGCATCGATCGATTCTGATATCTTTATCGGTGATGAAAACCTTGAAACACTAAGCAATCTTAAATCGAAAAGCGAGCTTATCGGCGAAGTTATATCGTTGCTTCAATCACCAGCTAAAAACGTTATCTCTGCACTTAGCAGTGGTGGCGACAAACTTGGCGGTATTGTTAAAACGTTACAGGATCGAGAAGCTTAA
- the rplL gene encoding 50S ribosomal protein L7/L12, translated as MADLKEFAEQLVNLSVKEVNELAEILKEEYGIEPAAAAAPVMVAGGGAGGDGGEDEKSEFDVVLKSAGGAKLAVVKLVKELTGLGLKEAKELVDGAPKAVKEAMPKDEAESMKKQLEEAGAEVELK; from the coding sequence ATGGCAGATTTGAAAGAATTCGCTGAGCAGTTAGTTAATTTATCTGTAAAAGAAGTAAACGAATTAGCAGAAATCCTTAAGGAAGAGTACGGTATCGAGCCTGCAGCTGCAGCAGCACCAGTAATGGTAGCTGGCGGTGGTGCTGGTGGAGACGGCGGTGAAGACGAAAAGTCTGAATTCGACGTAGTACTTAAGTCTGCTGGTGGCGCGAAACTTGCTGTAGTGAAACTAGTAAAAGAATTAACTGGTCTTGGGCTTAAAGAAGCTAAAGAACTAGTTGACGGTGCACCTAAGGCTGTGAAAGAAGCAATGCCTAAGGATGAAGCTGAAAGCATGAAAAAACAACTTGAAGAGGCTGGTGCCGAAGTAGAGTTGAAATAA
- the rpoB gene encoding DNA-directed RNA polymerase subunit beta codes for MANKIQTERINFSSIKSVIDYPDFLDVQLQSFRDFFQLDTPAEKRNHEGLYKVFMENFPISDSRENFVLEFVDYTIDPPKYSVQECIDRGLTYAVALKAKLRLSCNDEDNEDFETIEQEVFLGSVPLMTAKGSFVINGAERVIVSQLHRSPGVFFAQSKHTNGTTLYSARIIPFKGSWIEFATDVNNVMYAYIDRKKKFPVTTLLRAIGFGSDKDILDLFDLSEEVEATKANLKKVIDRKLAARVLRTWTEDFVDEDTGEVVSIDRNEVILERDSVLTSEDIDLILDAGVKSIILHRKDANVTDYSIIYNTLQKDNSNSEKEAVEQIYRQLRNTEAPDEATAREIIQNLFFSDKRYDLGEVGRYRINTKLGLDHSKDSRVLTTEDIILIVKYLIGLINSKAVVDDIDHLSNRRVRTVGEQLYSQFGVGLARMARTIKERMNVRDNEDFKPVDLINARTLSSVINSFFGTNQLSQFMDQTNPLAEVTHKRRMSALGPGGLSRERAGFEVRDVHYTHYGRLCTIETPEGPNIGLISSLCVHAKVNSMGFIETPYRKVQEGKVTSDVVYLTAEEEDNHYIAQANAPITDNGDYVNDRVKARYEGDFPVMEPHELSYMDVAPNQIVSVAASMIPFLEHDDANRALMGSNMQRQAVPLLRPEAPIVGTGLEKRVALDSRTLVVAEADGEIDFVDSTVIKVRYDRSENERLVSFDDDVVTYDLIKFRRTNQDTSLNLVPIVKKGERVEKGQVLCDGYATDQGELALGRNMKVAFMPWQGYNFEDAIVISEKVVRDDIFTSIHIDEYELEVRDTKRGEEELTSEIPNVSEEAVKHLDENGVIRTGAEVKEGDILIGKITPKGESDPTPEEKLLRAIFGDKAGDVKDASLRVPPSVKGVVIDTKLFSRPKKDKESRARAKKEVQTLMAEYSKNLRGLRAKMINKLVSLLEGKTSQGVKHKFGDELLSKGVKFNHQNIENNLFPEKNIYRDESGYAVPEEVNLIADVILESWTDDEKTNELLVTLVKNYLNRRNELAGEFKRERFTLEVGDELPAGIVRLAKVYIAKKRKLRVGDKMAGRHGNKGVVAKIVRQEDMPFLEDGSPVDIVLNPLGVPSRMNLGQIYETVLGWAGLKLGRKYATPIFDGASADEVDAQLKEAGLPHLGRTYLHDGLSGQRFDQPTTVGVIYMLKLGHLVDDKMHARSIGPYSLITQQPLGGKAQFGGQRFGEMEVWALEAFGAANILQEILTIKSDDVVGRAKAYEAIVKGDNLPRPNIPESFNVLIHELRGLALEITLK; via the coding sequence TTGGCTAATAAGATTCAAACCGAAAGAATTAATTTCTCATCTATAAAGTCAGTAATTGATTACCCTGATTTCTTGGATGTACAATTACAATCTTTCCGCGATTTCTTCCAGTTGGATACCCCAGCGGAAAAAAGAAATCACGAAGGTCTCTATAAAGTATTTATGGAGAATTTCCCTATTTCTGACTCAAGAGAAAATTTTGTTCTTGAATTCGTCGACTATACTATCGACCCCCCTAAATATTCTGTACAGGAGTGTATCGATCGTGGTTTGACGTATGCAGTTGCTTTAAAAGCAAAATTGCGACTCTCTTGTAATGATGAGGACAATGAAGATTTTGAAACTATTGAGCAGGAAGTTTTCCTTGGAAGCGTTCCTTTAATGACCGCTAAGGGATCTTTCGTGATCAATGGTGCTGAACGTGTGATTGTTTCTCAACTTCACCGTTCTCCTGGTGTTTTCTTTGCTCAAAGTAAACACACTAATGGTACTACTTTGTACTCCGCGAGAATTATTCCTTTCAAAGGATCGTGGATAGAGTTTGCCACTGACGTAAACAACGTCATGTATGCCTATATCGACCGTAAGAAAAAATTCCCGGTCACTACTCTCCTAAGAGCTATCGGCTTCGGATCTGATAAAGATATTCTTGATCTTTTCGACCTTTCTGAAGAAGTTGAAGCGACTAAGGCAAACCTAAAAAAAGTTATTGATAGAAAGTTAGCTGCAAGAGTTCTTCGTACCTGGACTGAAGACTTTGTGGATGAGGATACTGGTGAAGTTGTTTCAATCGACCGTAACGAAGTGATCCTTGAGCGTGACTCTGTACTAACTTCAGAAGATATTGATCTTATCCTGGATGCAGGTGTTAAATCAATTATCCTGCATAGGAAAGATGCTAATGTAACTGACTACTCTATTATATATAATACCCTTCAAAAAGATAACTCAAACTCTGAGAAGGAAGCAGTAGAACAGATATACAGACAGCTACGTAATACTGAGGCTCCTGACGAAGCAACTGCAAGAGAGATTATTCAAAATCTTTTCTTCAGTGATAAGCGTTATGACCTTGGTGAAGTTGGTCGTTACAGAATTAACACCAAATTAGGCCTTGATCACTCTAAAGATTCAAGAGTTTTAACTACTGAGGATATTATCCTTATCGTTAAATATCTTATCGGATTGATTAACAGTAAAGCTGTAGTTGATGATATTGACCACTTAAGTAACAGAAGAGTAAGAACTGTTGGAGAACAGTTATATTCTCAGTTCGGAGTTGGTCTTGCAAGAATGGCTCGTACCATTAAAGAAAGAATGAACGTTCGTGATAACGAAGACTTCAAGCCTGTTGATCTGATCAACGCTAGAACGTTATCTTCAGTTATTAACTCATTCTTTGGTACTAACCAGTTATCTCAGTTCATGGATCAAACCAACCCATTAGCTGAGGTTACTCATAAAAGAAGAATGTCTGCTTTAGGACCTGGAGGTCTTTCTCGTGAAAGAGCTGGTTTCGAGGTTCGTGATGTTCACTACACTCACTATGGTCGTCTTTGTACGATTGAGACTCCTGAAGGTCCGAATATTGGTTTGATTTCATCTCTTTGTGTTCACGCCAAAGTGAATAGCATGGGATTCATCGAAACTCCATATAGAAAAGTTCAGGAGGGTAAAGTGACTAGTGATGTAGTTTATCTGACTGCTGAAGAAGAAGACAATCACTACATTGCTCAGGCAAACGCACCAATCACAGATAATGGTGATTATGTGAATGACAGAGTTAAAGCAAGATACGAGGGTGACTTCCCAGTTATGGAACCACATGAGCTTTCATACATGGACGTTGCTCCTAACCAGATTGTATCTGTTGCTGCATCAATGATTCCTTTCCTGGAACACGATGATGCCAACCGTGCATTGATGGGATCGAACATGCAGCGCCAGGCAGTACCTCTTTTAAGACCTGAAGCTCCAATCGTAGGAACAGGACTTGAAAAAAGAGTTGCTCTTGACTCAAGAACTCTTGTTGTTGCTGAAGCAGATGGTGAAATAGATTTCGTAGATTCTACAGTAATCAAAGTTCGATATGACAGATCTGAAAATGAGCGTCTTGTTAGCTTTGATGATGATGTAGTTACATACGACCTGATCAAATTCAGAAGAACTAACCAGGATACCAGCCTTAACCTTGTACCGATTGTTAAGAAAGGTGAGAGAGTTGAAAAAGGCCAGGTTCTTTGTGATGGTTACGCAACTGATCAGGGAGAACTTGCTCTTGGTAGAAATATGAAAGTTGCTTTCATGCCATGGCAAGGTTACAACTTTGAGGATGCGATCGTTATTTCTGAAAAAGTTGTAAGAGATGATATTTTCACTTCTATTCACATTGATGAATATGAATTAGAAGTTAGAGATACAAAACGTGGTGAAGAAGAATTAACTTCTGAAATTCCTAACGTAAGTGAGGAAGCGGTTAAACACCTTGATGAAAATGGTGTTATCAGAACCGGAGCTGAAGTTAAAGAAGGAGATATCCTAATCGGTAAGATCACTCCAAAAGGAGAAAGTGATCCAACTCCGGAAGAAAAATTACTCCGCGCTATATTTGGAGATAAAGCTGGTGATGTAAAAGATGCGTCTCTTCGCGTTCCTCCTTCAGTCAAAGGTGTGGTAATTGATACTAAGTTATTCTCTCGACCTAAAAAGGATAAGGAATCAAGAGCTCGAGCTAAAAAAGAGGTTCAAACTCTAATGGCTGAGTACTCCAAAAACCTTAGAGGATTGAGAGCTAAGATGATTAATAAGCTTGTATCTCTTCTTGAAGGAAAAACTTCACAGGGAGTTAAACATAAATTTGGTGATGAACTACTAAGCAAAGGAGTTAAATTCAATCACCAGAATATTGAAAACAACTTATTCCCTGAAAAAAATATATATAGAGATGAATCTGGTTATGCAGTACCAGAAGAGGTTAACCTGATTGCAGATGTTATCCTAGAAAGTTGGACTGATGACGAGAAAACTAACGAGTTACTTGTTACTCTTGTTAAGAATTACTTAAATAGACGAAACGAGCTTGCAGGTGAATTTAAGCGTGAGCGATTTACTCTGGAGGTTGGTGACGAACTTCCTGCTGGAATAGTAAGACTGGCTAAAGTTTATATTGCTAAAAAGCGTAAACTAAGAGTTGGTGATAAAATGGCAGGACGTCACGGTAATAAAGGTGTTGTTGCCAAAATCGTTAGACAAGAAGATATGCCATTCCTTGAGGATGGAAGTCCGGTTGATATCGTGTTGAACCCATTAGGTGTACCTTCACGTATGAACCTTGGACAGATATACGAAACCGTATTAGGTTGGGCTGGATTAAAATTAGGTCGTAAATACGCTACACCGATCTTTGATGGAGCATCTGCTGATGAAGTTGATGCACAACTTAAAGAAGCAGGTCTTCCACATTTAGGTAGAACTTACCTTCATGATGGATTAAGTGGTCAGCGATTTGATCAGCCAACTACTGTGGGTGTAATTTATATGTTGAAACTGGGCCACCTTGTTGATGACAAGATGCACGCCCGTTCAATTGGACCTTACTCACTTATTACTCAGCAACCACTTGGAGGTAAAGCTCAGTTTGGTGGACAGAGATTTGGTGAGATGGAGGTTTGGGCTCTCGAGGCATTTGGTGCTGCAAATATTCTACAGGAAATTCTGACAATTAAGTCTGATGATGTTGTGGGAAGAGCCAAAGCTTACGAGGCAATAGTAAAAGGAGATAATCTTCCAAGACCGAACATTCCTGAATCATTCAACGTATTGATTCATGAACTGAGAGGATTGGCTCTGGAAATTACGCTCAAGTAA
- a CDS encoding DUF3467 domain-containing protein, with translation MAEEKDKQGQNQINIELSEETAEGVYANLAMIAHSNSEFVIDFIRLMPGVPKAKVKSRVVITPEHAKRLLNALADNIEKYESTYGAIKNSQETPKFPMNFGGTMGEA, from the coding sequence ATGGCAGAAGAAAAAGATAAACAAGGACAAAATCAGATCAATATTGAGCTTTCAGAAGAAACAGCTGAAGGTGTTTATGCAAATCTTGCAATGATTGCACATTCGAATAGTGAGTTTGTTATTGATTTTATCCGTTTGATGCCGGGTGTTCCAAAGGCAAAGGTAAAATCACGTGTAGTGATTACACCCGAGCATGCGAAGCGTCTCCTGAATGCATTGGCTGACAACATAGAGAAATATGAAAGTACCTATGGGGCAATCAAAAATAGTCAGGAAACACCAAAATTCCCGATGAATTTCGGAGGAACGATGGGAGAAGCATAG
- the rpsL gene encoding 30S ribosomal protein S12 yields MPTIQQLVRKGRKKLTSKSKSPALDSCPQRRGVCTRVYTTTPKKPNSAMRKVARVRLTNGKEVNAYIPGEGHNLQEHSIVLIRGGRVKDLPGVRYHIIRGALDTAGVNGRLQGRSKYGAKRPKK; encoded by the coding sequence ATGCCTACTATACAGCAATTAGTAAGAAAAGGTAGAAAAAAGTTAACCTCAAAATCAAAATCTCCCGCTTTGGACTCATGTCCACAAAGGAGAGGGGTTTGTACAAGGGTTTACACTACCACTCCAAAAAAACCTAACTCTGCGATGCGTAAAGTGGCAAGAGTAAGGTTGACAAATGGAAAAGAAGTTAACGCATATATCCCAGGTGAAGGACACAACCTGCAAGAGCACTCAATCGTGCTTATTCGTGGTGGTCGTGTAAAAGACCTTCCTGGTGTAAGATATCACATTATCCGTGGTGCGCTTGATACTGCAGGGGTAAACGGACGTTTACAAGGTCGTTCAAAATATGGTGCTAAAAGACCTAAAAAATAA
- the rpsG gene encoding 30S ribosomal protein S7 — translation MRKAKPKKRYILPDPKFQDTLVTKFVNYLMADGKKSLAYGIFYDAIDIVNEKTGENGLEVWKKALNNVMPSVEVKSRRVGGATFQVPMEVRPERKTSLGIKWLISYSRSRNEKTMVERLANEIVAASKGEGAAIKKKDDTHRMAEANKAFSHFRF, via the coding sequence ATGAGAAAAGCAAAACCAAAAAAGAGATACATCCTTCCGGATCCTAAATTTCAAGATACGCTAGTAACGAAATTCGTTAACTATCTGATGGCTGATGGAAAGAAGTCATTAGCATATGGAATTTTCTACGATGCGATCGATATCGTTAATGAAAAAACTGGTGAAAACGGTTTAGAGGTTTGGAAGAAAGCACTTAATAACGTGATGCCTTCTGTCGAGGTAAAAAGTAGAAGAGTGGGTGGTGCTACATTTCAGGTACCAATGGAAGTTAGACCAGAAAGAAAGACTTCATTAGGTATTAAGTGGTTAATCTCCTATTCACGTTCTAGAAATGAGAAAACGATGGTAGAAAGATTAGCTAACGAAATCGTTGCGGCTTCAAAAGGTGAAGGTGCTGCCATCAAGAAAAAGGATGATACTCACCGTATGGCAGAAGCGAATAAAGCTTTTTCACACTTCAGATTCTAA
- the fusA gene encoding elongation factor G has protein sequence MAKKDLTYLRNIGIMAHIDAGKTTTTERILFYTGLSHKIGEVHDGAATMDWMEQEQERGITITSAATTTFWKYPTKQGQPLDDTKEFKVNIIDTPGHVDFTVEVERSLRVLDGAVALFCAVSGVEPQSETVWRQADKYHVPRICFVNKMDRAGADFFNVVNEIKDKLGANPVPLQVPIGAEDSFKGVVDLITNKAVIWNDEDFGMTYEVVDIPADIEDTVMEWRQNLVEAVAEYDDALLEKFFEDPDSITEEEMMAAIRKAVIDMSMSPVMCGSAFKNKGVQAVLDAVCAYLPSPYDMPAVTGVNPNTEKEETRTPDNDEPFSALAFKIATDPFVGRLAFMRVYAGTLDAGSYILNNRTGKKERISRLMQMHSNKQNPIDKVEAGDICAGVGFKDIKTGDSLTDEKNPLILESMEFPEPVIGYAIEPKTQADVDKLGTAIAKLVEEDPTLHVETDHETGQTVLRGMGELHLEIIIDRLKREFKVEINQGAPQVAYKESVTDYVEHKEVYKKQSGGKGKFADIVFELGPAKDDDEKLAAAAKDGLQFDNKIVGGVIPKEFIPAIEKGFREAMKNGPLAGFPVDNLYVRLYHGSFHDVDSDALSFELAARLGFKAAAGKAKPQLLEPIMKVEIVTPEEFTGPITGDLNKRRGIMRGMDTKGGAQIIKGDVPLSELFGYVTDLRTISSGRATASLVFSHYDAVPKNIADEVIAETKGTAV, from the coding sequence ATGGCTAAAAAAGATTTAACCTACCTTCGTAACATCGGTATCATGGCTCACATTGATGCCGGGAAAACGACAACGACTGAAAGAATTCTTTTCTATACCGGTCTTAGTCATAAAATTGGAGAGGTACACGATGGTGCCGCTACAATGGACTGGATGGAACAAGAGCAGGAGCGAGGTATTACTATTACTTCAGCTGCTACTACTACTTTCTGGAAGTACCCTACAAAACAGGGACAACCTCTGGATGACACTAAAGAATTCAAAGTAAACATTATTGATACTCCGGGTCACGTTGACTTTACCGTTGAGGTAGAGCGTTCTCTACGTGTTCTCGATGGAGCTGTAGCTCTTTTCTGTGCAGTATCTGGTGTTGAGCCTCAGTCTGAAACAGTATGGAGACAAGCTGACAAGTACCATGTTCCAAGAATTTGTTTCGTAAACAAAATGGACCGTGCTGGAGCTGACTTCTTCAATGTTGTTAACGAAATCAAAGACAAATTAGGCGCTAACCCTGTTCCACTTCAAGTACCTATCGGAGCTGAAGATTCATTCAAAGGTGTAGTTGACCTTATTACTAATAAAGCTGTAATCTGGAACGACGAAGATTTCGGAATGACATACGAGGTTGTTGATATTCCTGCTGATATCGAAGATACAGTTATGGAGTGGAGACAAAATCTTGTTGAGGCAGTAGCTGAATACGATGATGCACTTCTAGAGAAATTCTTTGAAGATCCGGATTCAATTACAGAAGAAGAAATGATGGCTGCAATCCGTAAAGCTGTTATCGACATGTCTATGTCGCCAGTTATGTGCGGTTCGGCATTTAAAAATAAAGGGGTTCAGGCAGTGCTTGATGCAGTTTGTGCATACTTGCCTTCTCCATATGACATGCCTGCTGTAACAGGTGTTAATCCAAATACAGAAAAAGAAGAGACAAGAACTCCAGATAATGATGAGCCATTCTCTGCACTTGCATTTAAAATTGCTACTGACCCATTCGTAGGTCGTCTTGCATTTATGCGTGTATATGCTGGTACTCTGGACGCGGGTTCTTATATATTAAATAACCGTACAGGTAAAAAAGAGCGTATCTCTCGATTGATGCAGATGCACTCAAACAAGCAGAACCCTATTGATAAAGTAGAGGCTGGTGATATCTGTGCTGGTGTTGGTTTTAAAGATATTAAAACAGGTGATTCATTAACTGACGAAAAGAATCCATTAATTCTTGAGTCAATGGAATTCCCTGAGCCGGTAATCGGTTATGCGATCGAGCCTAAAACTCAGGCTGATGTTGATAAGCTTGGTACTGCAATTGCTAAGTTAGTTGAAGAAGATCCAACTCTACACGTTGAGACTGATCACGAAACAGGACAGACTGTACTTAGAGGTATGGGTGAGCTTCACCTTGAGATCATCATTGATCGACTTAAAAGAGAATTTAAAGTAGAGATCAACCAGGGTGCTCCTCAGGTTGCTTACAAAGAGTCTGTTACAGATTATGTTGAGCACAAAGAGGTTTACAAGAAGCAGAGTGGTGGTAAAGGTAAATTCGCTGATATTGTATTCGAATTAGGACCTGCTAAAGACGACGACGAGAAGTTGGCTGCAGCTGCTAAGGATGGTCTTCAGTTTGATAATAAGATCGTTGGTGGTGTTATTCCTAAAGAATTTATCCCTGCGATAGAAAAAGGATTCAGAGAAGCAATGAAGAACGGTCCTTTAGCTGGTTTCCCTGTAGATAATCTTTATGTTAGATTATACCACGGTTCATTCCACGATGTTGACTCTGACGCTCTTTCTTTCGAATTGGCTGCTAGATTAGGATTTAAGGCTGCTGCTGGTAAAGCTAAGCCTCAATTACTTGAGCCGATCATGAAAGTTGAGATCGTTACTCCTGAAGAGTTTACTGGTCCTATCACTGGTGACTTGAACAAGAGAAGAGGTATCATGAGAGGAATGGATACAAAAGGAGGAGCTCAGATCATTAAAGGTGATGTTCCTTTATCAGAACTTTTCGGCTATGTTACTGACCTTAGAACAATTTCTTCAGGTAGAGCAACTGCATCTCTAGTGTTCTCACATTACGATGCGGTACCTAAAAACATAGCAGACGAAGTGATTGCTGAAACTAAAGGTACAGCCGTTTAA
- the rpsJ gene encoding 30S ribosomal protein S10: MTQKIRIKLKSYDHNLVDKSSEKIVRAVKTTGAVVSGPIPLPTEKDIFTVLRSPHVNKKSREQFQLCTYKRLVDIYSNSAKTVDALMKLELPSGVDVEIKV; the protein is encoded by the coding sequence ATGACACAGAAAATAAGAATAAAACTTAAGTCATACGATCATAATCTCGTTGATAAATCATCAGAAAAGATCGTTCGTGCTGTAAAAACTACTGGAGCAGTAGTAAGTGGTCCTATTCCTCTTCCAACAGAGAAGGACATCTTTACAGTGTTACGTTCTCCACACGTAAATAAGAAGTCAAGAGAGCAGTTCCAGCTTTGTACTTACAAAAGATTGGTGGACATCTATTCAAATAGTGCAAAAACTGTTGATGCACTTATGAAACTTGAACTTCCAAGTGGTGTTGATGTAGAGATTAAAGTTTGA
- the rplC gene encoding 50S ribosomal protein L3, which produces MSGIIGRKIGMTSVYGADGRNVACTVIEAGPCVITQVKNEESDGYNAVQLAYGERKEKRTPQALLGHFKKADTTPKSKVVEFRDFRLEFEGGIELGKEVSVQDVFEEGDFLDVKGVSKGKGFQGVVKRHGFGGVGQATHGQHNRLRAPGSIGAASYPARVFKGMKMAGQTGNKSVKVTNLKVMKILADENLILVSGSVPGAKNSYLILEK; this is translated from the coding sequence ATGTCAGGAATAATAGGTAGAAAAATCGGAATGACTAGCGTTTACGGTGCCGATGGACGAAACGTCGCATGCACGGTGATAGAGGCTGGTCCTTGTGTGATTACACAAGTGAAGAATGAAGAATCTGACGGCTACAATGCTGTACAATTAGCGTACGGTGAGCGTAAAGAAAAGCGTACACCTCAGGCATTGTTAGGTCACTTTAAAAAAGCTGATACAACACCTAAATCCAAGGTAGTGGAATTCAGAGATTTCCGTCTTGAGTTTGAAGGTGGTATTGAGCTTGGTAAAGAAGTCAGTGTACAGGACGTCTTTGAGGAAGGTGACTTCCTTGATGTAAAAGGCGTAAGCAAAGGTAAAGGTTTTCAAGGTGTAGTTAAGCGTCATGGATTTGGTGGTGTAGGCCAGGCAACTCATGGTCAGCACAACAGATTAAGAGCACCTGGATCAATTGGTGCAGCATCGTATCCTGCGAGAGTATTCAAAGGAATGAAGATGGCTGGACAGACCGGAAACAAATCAGTTAAGGTAACGAACTTAAAAGTTATGAAGATTCTTGCTGATGAGAATCTTATTCTAGTTAGTGGTTCGGTACCCGGTGCAAAAAATTCATACTTAATTCTAGAGAAGTAA
- the rplD gene encoding 50S ribosomal protein L4, producing MEITVLSRTGEDTGRKVKLADSVFGIEPNDHAIYLDVKQYLANQRQGTHKSKERAEITGSTKKIKKQKGTGTARAGSIKSPIFKGGGRVFGPQPRNYGFKLNKKVKQLARKSALAYKAKDSAITVLDGVSFDAPKTKEYLSMLNALSLADKKTLLVVDSADKNLLLSSRNIKKTDVITCDELSTYKVINADTLILSESSVEQLEKLFNK from the coding sequence ATGGAAATAACAGTATTATCAAGAACCGGAGAGGATACGGGTAGAAAGGTTAAGTTAGCTGATTCAGTTTTTGGAATTGAACCAAATGATCACGCAATATATCTTGATGTGAAACAATACCTTGCTAATCAAAGACAGGGTACTCACAAGTCTAAAGAACGTGCTGAGATCACCGGATCTACCAAGAAAATAAAGAAACAGAAAGGTACAGGTACTGCTCGTGCAGGTAGTATTAAATCTCCAATTTTTAAAGGTGGTGGACGTGTATTTGGTCCTCAACCAAGAAACTACGGATTTAAGCTTAATAAAAAAGTTAAGCAATTAGCGCGAAAAAGTGCTTTAGCATATAAAGCAAAAGATTCAGCAATTACTGTTTTAGATGGTGTTTCATTTGATGCTCCAAAAACTAAAGAGTATTTGTCAATGCTAAATGCATTGTCTCTTGCTGACAAAAAGACGTTACTTGTTGTTGATTCTGCAGATAAGAATTTATTATTATCAAGCAGAAACATTAAGAAGACAGACGTAATAACGTGTGACGAATTAAGCACGTACAAAGTGATTAATGCTGATACGCTAATTTTGAGCGAAAGCAGTGTAGAACAATTGGAAAAACTTTTTAATAAGTAA